In the genome of Chrysiogenia bacterium, one region contains:
- the pheA gene encoding chorismate mutase: MAKFRKRIDEIDDEILVLLSERAEQAAAVGRTKDGTDSPIHIPERERQILDRLFANNAGPLSNEAVEGIYKEIISACLSLERPLRIAFLGPETTFSHQAARKHFGTCPEFAPCETIEDVFGAVERGNVDYGVVPLENSIEGSVNPSLDRFMETSA; the protein is encoded by the coding sequence CTGGCCAAATTCCGCAAGCGCATCGACGAGATCGACGACGAGATCCTCGTGCTGCTCTCCGAGCGTGCCGAGCAGGCCGCCGCCGTGGGACGCACCAAGGACGGCACCGACTCGCCCATCCACATTCCCGAGCGCGAGCGCCAGATTCTCGACCGCCTGTTTGCGAACAACGCCGGGCCGCTTTCCAACGAAGCGGTCGAGGGCATCTACAAAGAGATCATCTCGGCGTGTCTTTCACTTGAGCGCCCGCTGCGCATCGCGTTCCTTGGGCCGGAGACGACCTTCAGCCACCAGGCCGCGCGCAAGCACTTTGGCACCTGTCCGGAGTTCGCCCCCTGCGAGACCATCGAGGACGTCTTCGGCGCGGTCGAGCGCGGCAACGTCGACTACGGTGTCGTGCCGCTTGAAAATTCGATCGAGGGCTCGGTCAATCCCAGCCTCGACCGGTTCATGGAAACCAGCGCG